In one Mucilaginibacter ginsenosidivorax genomic region, the following are encoded:
- a CDS encoding serine hydrolase domain-containing protein yields MKKIVALLLFVAFAIGALAQGNTLQAGTPANEKFSAERLQRIDNMIEQTIDSGYINGAVGLIARNGKMVYYKSFGMADVEQKKLMNNDAIFRIASQTKAITSVAVMMLFEEGKFLLDDPISKYLPAFAHPKVIDTFNPKDTTYTTVTAKREITIRDLLTHTSGIAYAQIGSPTMNAVYAKAHIPAGFVTDKILLADAMKKLGPLPLEHQPGERWTYGLNIDVLGYLVEKLSGKSLDQFMKERIFDPLGMKDTYFYIPTAKQNRLVAVYTPDKKDHLIKWNASTFDGLSADYPTVNGTYYAGGAGLTSTIKDYATFLQMMLNGGVYNGQRLLARHTVELMTTNQIGDLYINPNKEKFGLGFGLTTDISSKKLGISEGSFAWGGFFGTLYWVDPKEHLVCLLFVQNWPLPHNAFQDKFRAMVYQALTD; encoded by the coding sequence ATGAAAAAAATAGTTGCGTTACTTCTGTTTGTTGCATTTGCTATAGGTGCCCTTGCGCAGGGTAATACTTTACAGGCTGGTACACCGGCCAATGAAAAATTTTCTGCCGAACGTTTGCAGCGCATTGATAACATGATTGAACAAACCATCGATTCGGGCTATATCAATGGAGCGGTTGGGCTGATAGCCCGCAATGGCAAAATGGTTTATTATAAATCATTCGGCATGGCCGATGTTGAACAAAAAAAATTGATGAATAACGATGCTATCTTTCGCATAGCGTCGCAAACCAAAGCTATTACCAGTGTAGCTGTTATGATGCTGTTTGAAGAAGGTAAGTTTCTGCTGGACGATCCCATCTCCAAATACCTGCCGGCGTTTGCTCATCCAAAGGTAATAGATACCTTCAACCCTAAAGATACCACTTATACCACTGTCACTGCCAAAAGGGAGATAACCATTCGCGATTTACTTACCCATACTTCGGGCATAGCCTATGCCCAGATCGGCTCGCCTACGATGAATGCAGTTTATGCCAAAGCCCACATTCCGGCCGGCTTTGTTACAGATAAAATACTACTGGCCGATGCCATGAAAAAGCTGGGCCCGCTACCCTTGGAGCACCAGCCGGGCGAACGCTGGACTTACGGCCTTAACATAGATGTTTTAGGCTACCTGGTTGAAAAACTATCGGGCAAAAGCTTAGACCAGTTTATGAAAGAACGCATTTTTGATCCCCTTGGGATGAAGGATACCTATTTTTATATCCCCACCGCCAAACAAAACCGACTGGTAGCCGTGTATACTCCCGATAAAAAAGACCATCTTATTAAATGGAATGCATCTACTTTTGACGGCCTTAGCGCCGATTACCCCACTGTTAACGGTACCTATTATGCGGGTGGCGCCGGTTTAACATCCACAATTAAAGATTATGCCACTTTTTTGCAAATGATGCTGAATGGCGGGGTTTATAACGGCCAGCGTTTATTAGCACGACACACTGTTGAACTCATGACCACCAACCAGATTGGCGACCTGTACATCAACCCCAATAAAGAGAAATTTGGCCTGGGTTTTGGCCTTACAACCGACATAAGTTCAAAAAAGCTGGGTATAAGCGAAGGCTCATTTGCCTGGGGCGGTTTTTTTGGCACCCTGTATTGGGTTGATCCGAAAGAACACCTGGTATGCCTGTTATTTGTTCAGAACTGGCCATTGCCGCACAACGCTTTCCAGGATAAATTCAGGGCTATGGTTTACCAGGCGCTTACGGATTGA